The following coding sequences are from one Streptomyces sp. NBC_01485 window:
- the ybeY gene encoding rRNA maturation RNase YbeY encodes MSIDVNNESGTEVDEQAILDIARYALARMRIHPLSELSVIVVDADAMEQLHIQWMDLPGPTDVMSFPMDELRPPSKDDDEPPQGLLGDIVLCPEVAERQGKEAATRHSMDEELQLLTVHGALHLLGYDHEEPDEKAEMFGLQQAIVDGWRAEKGMTGPSPAPTVS; translated from the coding sequence ATGTCGATCGACGTCAACAACGAGTCCGGAACCGAGGTCGACGAGCAGGCGATCCTCGACATCGCCCGCTACGCGCTCGCGCGGATGCGCATCCACCCGCTCTCCGAGCTCTCGGTGATCGTCGTGGACGCCGACGCCATGGAGCAGTTGCACATCCAGTGGATGGACCTGCCGGGGCCGACGGACGTCATGTCCTTCCCGATGGACGAGCTGCGTCCGCCGTCGAAGGACGACGACGAGCCCCCGCAGGGCCTCCTCGGCGACATCGTGCTGTGCCCGGAGGTCGCCGAGCGGCAGGGCAAGGAGGCGGCGACGCGGCACTCCATGGACGAGGAGCTCCAACTGCTCACCGTCCACGGGGCGTTGCACCTGCTCGGGTACGACCACGAGGAGCCTGACGAGAAGGCCGAGATGTTCGGCCTCCAGCAGGCCATCGTGGATGGCTGGCGCGCGGAGAAGGGCATGACCGGCCCGTCTCCGGCCCCGACCGTCTCATGA
- a CDS encoding carbohydrate kinase family protein: MAAHRTSDDPPWDVYLTGPVFLDIIFTGLDSAPVRGTESWARGMGSSPGGVANMATALARLGLRTALAAAFGDDHYGEYCWDALERGEGIDLSTSRTVPGWHSSVTVSMAYEGERTMVSHGHEPPPEAVPLHEGAPACPPPARAAVASLTPGKRAPWIAQAAARGTRVFADVGWDDTGAWDLSGLTDLAHCEAFLPNAEEAMRYTGATCPRAAAHALTAHVPLAVVTLGAEGAYAVDRRTGESAEVPAIAVEALDPTGAGDVFVAGFVTGTLAGWPLADRLAFAGLTAALSVQEFGGSLSAPGWSEIAAWWRRVQSVEGQTPEALRRYTFLDDLLPTLLSAQEEAAPWPLRRAVPTIGFGRSA; the protein is encoded by the coding sequence CTGGCCGCCCACCGCACCTCCGACGACCCGCCGTGGGACGTCTACCTCACCGGCCCCGTCTTCCTCGACATCATCTTCACCGGGCTCGACTCCGCCCCGGTGCGCGGGACCGAGTCCTGGGCACGCGGGATGGGGTCGAGCCCCGGCGGCGTCGCCAACATGGCCACCGCGCTCGCCCGCCTCGGCCTGCGCACCGCCCTCGCCGCGGCCTTCGGCGACGACCACTACGGCGAGTACTGCTGGGACGCCCTCGAACGGGGCGAGGGCATCGACCTCAGCACCTCGCGCACCGTCCCCGGCTGGCACTCCTCGGTCACCGTCTCCATGGCCTACGAGGGCGAACGCACGATGGTCTCCCACGGCCACGAGCCGCCCCCGGAAGCCGTACCGCTGCACGAGGGCGCCCCCGCCTGCCCGCCCCCCGCCCGCGCCGCCGTCGCCTCCCTCACCCCCGGCAAGCGCGCTCCCTGGATCGCCCAGGCCGCCGCCCGCGGCACCCGCGTCTTCGCCGACGTCGGCTGGGACGACACCGGCGCCTGGGACCTCTCCGGCCTCACCGACCTCGCGCACTGCGAGGCCTTCCTGCCGAACGCGGAGGAGGCCATGCGCTACACCGGCGCCACCTGCCCCCGCGCCGCCGCCCACGCCCTCACCGCGCACGTACCGCTCGCGGTCGTCACGCTCGGTGCGGAGGGCGCGTACGCCGTGGACCGCCGCACCGGCGAGAGCGCCGAGGTCCCCGCCATCGCCGTCGAGGCCCTCGACCCCACCGGCGCCGGGGACGTCTTCGTGGCCGGCTTCGTCACCGGCACGCTCGCCGGCTGGCCCCTCGCCGACCGCCTCGCCTTCGCCGGCCTCACCGCCGCCCTGTCCGTCCAGGAGTTCGGCGGCTCGCTCTCCGCCCCCGGCTGGTCCGAGATCGCCGCCTGGTGGCGCAGGGTCCAGTCGGTCGAGGGCCAGACCCCCGAGGCGCTGCGCCGCTACACGTTCCTGGACGACCTGCTCCCGACACTGCTCTCGGCGCAGGAGGAGGCCGCCCCGTGGCCGCTGCGCAGAGCGGTACCGACGATCGGTTTCGGCCGCTCGGCATAG
- a CDS encoding MmcQ/YjbR family DNA-binding protein, which produces MTPQELRALCLSFGAAVEDFPFRPETSVFKVGGRLFALTTLDARPLTVNLKCDPDDAVRLRTEHPGLITPGYHMNKRHWNTVTADADLPDGLLRELVEDSYDLVVAGLPRAERLRLDRP; this is translated from the coding sequence GTGACCCCACAGGAACTGCGCGCCCTCTGCCTCTCCTTCGGCGCGGCGGTGGAGGACTTCCCCTTCCGCCCGGAGACCTCGGTCTTCAAGGTCGGCGGCAGACTGTTCGCCCTGACGACCCTGGACGCCCGGCCCCTGACGGTGAACCTCAAGTGCGACCCGGACGACGCGGTACGCCTGCGCACCGAGCACCCGGGCCTGATCACCCCCGGCTATCACATGAACAAACGCCACTGGAACACGGTGACGGCCGACGCGGACCTCCCGGACGGGCTGCTCCGGGAGCTGGTCGAGGACTCGTACGACCTGGTCGTCGCCGGCCTACCGCGCGCCGAGCGACTCCGTCTCGACCGGCCCTGA
- a CDS encoding PhoH family protein codes for MTQTPTAHTPAQGKARAQFTVPAQHTMVALLGSGDSLLRVIETAFPAADIHVRGNDISAVGDAREVALIQRLFDEMMLVLRTGQPMTEDAVERSIAMLRASENGTSDGQETPAEVLTQNILSSRGRTIRPKTLNQKRYVDAIDTHTIVFGIGPAGTGKTYLAMAKAVQALQSKQVNRIILTRPAVEAGERLGFLPGTLYEKIDPYLRPLYDALHDMLDPDSIPKLMAAGTIEVAPLAYMRGRTLNDAFIILDEAQNTSPEQMKMFLTRLGFESKIVITGDVTQVDLPNGTKSGLRQVQDILEGLDDVHFSRLSSQDVVRHKLVGRIVDAYEQYDSENGTENGTHKGGRDKRK; via the coding sequence ATGACTCAGACACCGACAGCTCACACGCCCGCGCAGGGCAAGGCGAGAGCACAGTTCACCGTTCCCGCCCAGCACACCATGGTGGCGCTGCTGGGATCCGGAGACTCCCTCCTGCGCGTGATCGAGACGGCCTTCCCGGCGGCCGACATCCACGTCCGGGGCAATGACATCAGCGCGGTCGGCGACGCACGGGAAGTCGCCCTCATCCAGCGCCTGTTCGACGAGATGATGCTGGTGCTCCGCACCGGGCAGCCGATGACGGAGGACGCAGTGGAACGCTCGATCGCCATGCTGCGGGCGAGTGAGAACGGGACGAGTGACGGCCAGGAGACCCCGGCCGAGGTACTGACACAGAACATCCTGTCCTCACGCGGCCGCACCATCAGACCGAAGACCCTCAACCAGAAGCGGTACGTCGACGCGATCGACACCCACACGATCGTCTTCGGCATCGGCCCCGCCGGCACCGGCAAGACCTACCTGGCCATGGCCAAGGCCGTCCAGGCCCTCCAGTCCAAGCAGGTCAACCGCATCATCCTGACCCGCCCGGCGGTAGAGGCCGGCGAACGCCTCGGCTTCCTCCCCGGCACCCTCTACGAAAAGATCGACCCCTACCTGCGCCCGCTCTACGACGCCCTGCACGACATGCTCGACCCGGACTCGATCCCGAAACTGATGGCGGCGGGAACGATTGAGGTAGCACCCCTCGCATATATGCGAGGAAGGACCCTTAATGATGCTTTTATCATCCTGGACGAGGCTCAGAACACGAGCCCCGAGCAGATGAAGATGTTCCTCACCCGGCTCGGGTTCGAGTCGAAGATCGTGATCACGGGTGATGTGACGCAGGTCGACCTGCCGAACGGCACGAAGTCGGGGCTGCGGCAGGTTCAGGACATTCTGGAGGGGCTCGACGACGTCCACTTCTCCCGCCTGTCGTCGCAGGACGTCGTCCGGCACAAGCTCGTCGGCCGTATCGTCGACGCGTACGAGCAGTACGACAGCGAGAACGGTACGGAGAACGGCACCCACAAGGGCGGCCGTGACAAGCGGAAGTAG
- a CDS encoding MFS transporter yields MANDTGTNDTSAQSDRLVLLVLCAAQFMVALDFSVLNVALPVLGADLGMSRSALPWAVTAFALPSGGFLLLFGRVGDLYGRRRLFLTGLALFGAASLLATLAWDPASFLTGRALQGLGAAAIVPTGMSLLTTTFPEGPARDRALGISGTLLSLGFTVGMVSGGVLTDVLGWRSTMALLAVFALLVLPLAAALLPESRTPERPRLDLPGAITVTGGLLALIHALSTAADRGFAHPDVIVTLIAGVASLTAFGVVESRARTPLVSLPMLRRRTVAWGNLGGLVTFSMMSTVLFVLTLYLQDVLGLSAFETGLVFGVQGVLSTVAGTFIPRVIGRVGARRALVGSLAGQGALTAALLGLNTHPWSVWLATAAVSLAGMCHLGAIISYGLTVTSGVPDGEQGLATGLVTSTQQLGATIGIPLLGALATTSDALLPGIRTVLALNAAIVTATAVLVGLGLRPGRTASGPVETESLGAR; encoded by the coding sequence ATGGCGAACGACACCGGCACGAACGACACCAGCGCACAGAGCGACAGACTTGTCCTCCTGGTCCTCTGCGCGGCCCAGTTCATGGTCGCGCTGGACTTCTCCGTCCTGAACGTCGCCCTGCCGGTCCTCGGCGCGGACCTCGGCATGAGCCGGTCGGCGCTGCCGTGGGCGGTCACGGCGTTCGCCCTCCCGTCGGGCGGCTTCCTGCTCCTGTTCGGCCGCGTCGGCGACCTGTACGGCCGTCGCCGGCTGTTCCTGACCGGCCTGGCCCTGTTCGGCGCGGCCTCACTGCTCGCGACGCTCGCCTGGGACCCGGCGTCCTTCCTCACCGGGCGCGCGTTACAGGGGCTGGGCGCGGCGGCGATCGTCCCGACCGGCATGTCCCTGCTGACGACGACCTTCCCGGAGGGCCCGGCCCGCGACCGCGCCCTCGGCATCTCGGGCACACTGCTGTCGCTGGGCTTCACCGTCGGCATGGTGAGCGGCGGCGTCCTGACCGACGTCCTCGGCTGGCGCTCCACGATGGCCCTGCTCGCCGTCTTCGCCCTGCTGGTGCTCCCCCTCGCCGCCGCCCTCCTGCCGGAGTCCCGCACCCCGGAGCGCCCGCGCCTGGACCTGCCCGGCGCGATCACCGTCACCGGCGGCCTCCTGGCCCTGATCCACGCCCTGTCGACGGCCGCCGACCGGGGCTTCGCCCACCCCGACGTGATCGTCACCCTGATCGCCGGCGTCGCATCGCTGACGGCGTTCGGCGTCGTCGAGTCCCGGGCGAGGACCCCGCTGGTCTCCCTCCCGATGCTGCGCCGGCGCACGGTGGCGTGGGGCAACCTGGGCGGGCTGGTCACCTTCTCGATGATGTCGACGGTCCTCTTCGTCCTGACGCTCTACCTCCAGGACGTCCTCGGCCTGTCGGCGTTCGAGACGGGCCTGGTCTTCGGCGTCCAGGGCGTGCTGTCGACGGTCGCGGGCACCTTCATCCCGAGGGTCATCGGCCGCGTCGGCGCCCGCCGCGCCCTGGTCGGCTCCCTCGCCGGCCAGGGCGCGCTGACCGCCGCCCTGCTCGGCCTGAACACGCACCCCTGGTCGGTCTGGCTCGCCACGGCCGCGGTCTCCCTGGCCGGCATGTGCCACCTGGGCGCGATCATCTCCTACGGCCTGACGGTCACCTCGGGCGTCCCGGACGGCGAACAGGGCCTCGCCACCGGCCTGGTCACCTCCACCCAGCAGCTCGGCGCCACCATCGGCATCCCCCTCCTCGGCGCACTGGCGACGACCTCGGACGCCCTGCTGCCGGGCATCCGCACCGTCCTCGCCCTGAACGCGGCGATCGTGACGGCGACGGCGGTCCTGGTCGGCCTGGGCCTGCGCCCGGGCCGCACCGCCTCAGGGCCGGTCGAGACGGAGTCGCTCGGCGCGCGGTAG
- a CDS encoding hemolysin family protein, whose product MSPALVSGAIALVVVAWLAACAEAGLARVSSFRAEEAVRSGRRGSAKLAQIAADPTRYLNVALLVRVACEMAAAALVTYACLQEIDGTTPALFAAIGVMVLVSYVAVGVSPRTIGRQHPLNTATAAAYVLLPLARIMGPIPSLLILIGNALTPGKGFRRGPFASEAELRALVDLAEKESLIEDDERRMVHSVFELGDTLVREVMVPRTDLVVIERYKTIRQALTLALRSGFSRIPVSGESEDDIVGIVYLKDLVRKTHISRDAEGELVSTAMRPAAFVPDTKNAGDLLREMQQDRNHVAVVIDEYGGTAGIVTIEDILEEIVGEITDEYDRELPPVERLGDDRHRVTARLDITDLGELYGLEEYDDEDVETVGGLLAKALGRVPIAGASSTVDLPDGRTLRLTAEAAAGRRNKIVTVLVEPVDPAAGPPEQEKPE is encoded by the coding sequence ATGAGCCCCGCGCTCGTCTCCGGCGCGATCGCCCTGGTCGTCGTCGCCTGGCTCGCCGCCTGCGCGGAGGCGGGCCTCGCGCGCGTCTCCAGCTTCCGCGCCGAGGAGGCCGTACGGTCCGGCCGGCGCGGCAGCGCCAAGCTGGCGCAGATCGCCGCCGACCCCACCCGCTACCTGAACGTGGCGCTGCTGGTCCGCGTCGCCTGCGAGATGGCCGCCGCCGCGCTGGTCACCTACGCCTGCCTCCAGGAGATCGACGGCACGACCCCGGCCCTGTTCGCCGCGATCGGCGTCATGGTCCTGGTGTCGTACGTCGCCGTCGGCGTCTCCCCGCGCACCATCGGCCGCCAGCACCCGCTGAACACGGCGACGGCGGCGGCGTACGTCCTGCTGCCGCTGGCGCGGATCATGGGCCCGATCCCGTCGCTCCTCATCCTCATCGGCAACGCGCTCACGCCCGGCAAGGGCTTCCGCCGCGGCCCCTTCGCCTCCGAGGCGGAGCTGCGGGCGCTGGTCGACCTCGCCGAGAAGGAGTCCCTGATCGAGGACGACGAGCGCCGCATGGTGCACTCGGTCTTCGAGCTGGGCGACACCCTCGTACGGGAGGTCATGGTCCCGAGGACCGACCTCGTCGTCATCGAGCGCTACAAGACCATCCGCCAGGCCCTGACGCTGGCGCTGCGCTCCGGTTTCTCCCGCATACCGGTGAGCGGGGAGAGCGAGGACGACATCGTCGGCATCGTGTACCTGAAGGACCTGGTCCGCAAGACGCACATCAGCCGGGACGCGGAGGGCGAGCTGGTGTCGACGGCGATGCGGCCGGCCGCGTTCGTCCCCGACACCAAGAACGCCGGTGACCTGCTGCGCGAGATGCAGCAGGACCGCAACCACGTCGCCGTCGTCATCGACGAGTACGGCGGCACGGCCGGCATCGTCACCATCGAGGACATCCTGGAGGAGATCGTCGGCGAGATCACCGACGAGTACGACCGTGAACTCCCGCCCGTGGAGCGGCTCGGCGACGACCGCCACCGGGTGACCGCCCGTCTCGACATCACCGACCTCGGCGAGCTGTACGGCCTGGAGGAGTACGACGACGAGGACGTGGAGACCGTCGGCGGACTGCTCGCGAAGGCCCTGGGCCGGGTGCCGATCGCCGGCGCGTCGAGCACGGTCGACCTCCCGGACGGCCGGACCCTGCGCCTGACGGCGGAGGCGGCGGCCGGCCGCCGCAACAAGATCGTGACGGTGCTGGTGGAGCCGGTGGACCCGGCGGCCGGCCCGCCCGAGCAGGAGAAACCGGAGTGA
- a CDS encoding cytidine deaminase, whose amino-acid sequence MTDSNALDPEDRKIVTLARSARARNGVPEGAAVRDETGRTYVAGTVDLPSLKLSALRTAVAMAVASGAKSLEAAAVVTEAAGAADADRAAVADLGGAGTPVLVAGPDGTLRDTVTAG is encoded by the coding sequence ATGACCGACAGCAACGCGCTCGACCCCGAGGACCGCAAGATCGTCACCCTGGCCCGTTCCGCGCGGGCCCGTAACGGTGTGCCCGAGGGGGCCGCCGTACGGGACGAGACGGGACGTACGTATGTCGCCGGGACGGTGGATCTGCCGTCGCTGAAGCTGAGCGCGCTGCGGACGGCGGTGGCGATGGCGGTGGCCTCGGGGGCGAAGTCGCTGGAGGCGGCGGCCGTGGTGACGGAGGCGGCGGGCGCCGCCGACGCGGACCGGGCCGCCGTCGCGGACCTGGGCGGGGCGGGCACGCCGGTGCTGGTGGCCGGGCCGGACGGAACGCTCCGCGACACGGTGACAGCGGGCTGA